A single region of the Mycobacteriales bacterium genome encodes:
- a CDS encoding NifU family protein, with protein sequence MTVDAAAVERALDEIRPHLHGGIELVAIDGDVVRVRMHGECADCSLQQVTLRTGVERVVRARVPAVAAVVADPVAGGETCR encoded by the coding sequence ATGACCGTCGACGCCGCCGCCGTCGAGCGCGCGCTCGACGAGATCCGCCCGCACCTGCACGGCGGCATCGAACTCGTCGCCATCGACGGCGACGTGGTGCGCGTGCGGATGCACGGCGAGTGCGCCGACTGCTCGTTGCAGCAGGTGACGTTGCGGACCGGTGTCGAACGCGTCGTCCGCGCCCGCGTCCCGGCCGTCGCCGCCGTCGTGGCCGACCCGGTCGCGGGAGGGGAGACCTGCCGATGA
- a CDS encoding TIGR02569 family protein — translation MTPAAPPARVLAAFGCPGDPVPLAGGQGECWRAGDVVLKPAPDDAALLASVMADVVETPAFRVARPVASADGWVCAGWTAWTFVPGRHRDDRIADEVAVCDAFHAALAHLPRPAFETWSLYRQADAVAWGEAAYDGGGPGGPLLDRLAALREPVGLPDQLVHGDLGGNVLFADGLPPAVIDPALYWRPAAYARAVVVADAVTWRGADPAVLDLAPFGCVVRAVAFRVAASAGRGEGPRPALLRTVELLERRQGQ, via the coding sequence GTGACCCCGGCGGCGCCGCCGGCGCGGGTGCTGGCGGCGTTCGGCTGCCCCGGCGACCCGGTGCCGCTCGCGGGCGGGCAGGGGGAGTGCTGGCGCGCCGGCGACGTCGTGCTCAAGCCCGCGCCCGACGACGCGGCGCTGCTCGCCTCGGTCATGGCCGACGTCGTGGAGACGCCGGCGTTCCGCGTGGCGCGACCCGTCGCGTCGGCGGACGGGTGGGTGTGCGCCGGCTGGACCGCGTGGACGTTCGTGCCGGGCCGCCACCGCGACGACCGGATCGCCGACGAGGTCGCGGTGTGCGACGCGTTCCACGCGGCGCTCGCGCACCTGCCGCGGCCGGCGTTCGAGACGTGGTCGCTGTACCGGCAGGCCGACGCGGTCGCGTGGGGCGAGGCGGCGTACGACGGCGGCGGCCCGGGCGGGCCGCTGCTCGACCGGCTGGCGGCGTTGCGCGAGCCGGTCGGCCTGCCGGACCAGCTCGTCCACGGCGACCTCGGCGGCAACGTGCTGTTCGCCGACGGCCTGCCGCCCGCCGTCATCGACCCGGCGCTGTACTGGCGGCCGGCCGCGTACGCGCGGGCCGTCGTCGTCGCGGACGCCGTGACGTGGCGCGGCGCCGACCCCGCGGTGCTCGACCTCGCGCCGTTCGGCTGCGTGGTGCGGGCGGTGGCGTTCCGGGTGGCCGCGAGCGCCGGGCGCGGCGAGGGCCCGCGCCCGGCGCTGCTCCGTACCGTCGAGCTGCTGGAACGCCGTCAGGGGCAGTGA